ACTCGCCCAGGATTCCACACCGGGGATGAATTCGCCATTCAATTTGGTGTCCAATCCGTAGGCAAATCCTTTGGCGTTGTTGGTCGCATAGTAGCGCAGCCTTACGTTCTCCAATTCATAAGGGATGAGCGCATCATACTGTTTATAATAGCCCTCGGTAATGAGTCGGAAGGGACGCCCAAAAAGTTGGATCATCATATCCGTACCCAATAGGAAATGGAGGGATCGCTGTGCTTCGATATCCTCATTCAAGCTGCCATCCAGCCGTCTCAATTCGCGATAGAAAGGCGGTTGGTAATAGATTCCAGCGGCAGCTTTGAAGATGATATCACGTGCTACCAAGCTATCGCCCACGGTCTTGGTCCAAGCGGGTCGCCAGGAGATACGCCCACGGGGGCTGATCACACTTTGACCGTTGAAGGTCCAGTGGTTGGCCCTGACCCCTACGGTGAAATCCCATTTGGCGCTATCGGGAGCAGTCCATTTGACATTGTCCTGCAGGTAGAGTTGCAATCGGGTGGATTGTATGGAATTCTCGGCCTTGATGAGATCATCCAACACGATGGGGCCATTGGAGGAATAGGGCAGGGAATAGCCTGCACTGTCGACAAAACGCCACTCGCTCAATCGGTCATCAATGGCCTCTGACCGGATACCGGCTCCCCATTGTACGGTATGTACATCCTGGGTATAGACCGCGCGATGCGTGAAATCCAATACCGTTGCATCCAAAGAATTACGTGCGTGATTCAGATAGCCTCCTATCCCGATATTGCTGACCACTTCTCCGAATTCATCCGAGCCCAGATCCCGCTCCAACTCATCCAATCGATACTGCCCCAGTACATCGAATTCTTCCCTCTCATAAGTCTTGTAAGCCGAGGCGATGTATTTCAGCGTAAGTCGCTTCGTAGGATTGTCCGTCAGGCTGAAGGCACCGAAATAGGTGTCATACTGGGTGATCTCCTGTCCATCGAAGAAGACGGTCAATTGCAGGGCCTCATTGATGCTTCCCAGTTGGGTGGTGCGCGTGCGGGGAATGAAGTTGTATCGGTTTCCAGCGATATTTCCGAGAAACTCCAGATTGAAACGATCGGACAGGCCGTGAGTCACGTAGACTTGGGCATCCAAGAAATCCGAGCCATAATCCCCTTCTTCATCGAGCGATCCGAGCAGGTACTGATTGGTCTTATAACGCAGCCCGAAGATGTATCCGGTCCGGTTGTTCTTGCTGAGATTCCCGTAGTGCAGAGCGCCACCTAGCAGGCCGCCTGTGAATGAACCCTCCCGTCCCGAAGGTCGGGTGTAGCGGATGTCCAGCACCGAGGACATCTTATCTCCATACTTGGCATCGAATCCACCTGCTGAGAATAGGATGCTGCTGACCATATTGGGATTGGCAAAGCTGAGTCCTTCTTGCTGTCCACTCCGGGTCAAGAAGGGGCGATAGACCTCGATATCATTGACATAGACCAGATTCTCATCGAAACTCCCACCGCGCACCGAGTAGGACGAGCTCAATTCATTATTGCTCACCACACCGAGTTGTCCGAGTAGGATGGACTCTATCCCCTGGGTAGGATTGGGGATACGAGTGGTCAATCGGGGTTGGATGCGCTCCATCATCTCGAAACGCTTGCCCTCATCCTCTATCACTACTGTCTTGAGCTGCTTGATACGCAGGATGATGTTCAATTCGCGTACTTCTCCAGAGTCCAAGGTCAGCGTGCGTGTATAGGGGCGATAGGCCGTGTAGGAACTTTCCAGAACGATCTCGACTCCCGAAGGGACCTCCAATTCGAATTGACCATTTTTATCGGTGGTGGTCTGCAAGCCTGAGGCCGCGATATAGACATTGGCCTGCGGCAGTCGTGTTCCATTGTCATCCTGTACCCGTCCACGGATGGTCGCGGTCTGAGCGAGGCACAGATCACCGATGAGTAGGAGGGAGATGAACAGACAGAGCCTCATGGGCGGCTAAAGTATGTATTTGCGGCTGCTGTACTCAACTCCGTAAGTCGGAGATCATTGCATGCATTGTGGATAGTCTCAGCGTTTGAGACTCCCATCCCGTAGGGCTTCGATAAAGGAGGCCCAAGCCACCGGATTCATCAGATTGATAGGTGGTGCCTGGCCGGAGTAGTAGATCTGATTGGCGTATTGCTGCTGAGTCAGCTTGTAATTGCTGAAGCCATCCCGGTCCATGGTCTCCATCATCACCAGCATGCGTGAAGGAGCCAGATTCTCCCGCGCTCTCACGAGGTCGTCATCAGGCGGTGAGGCGTTGATGAATGCTTCGGCAAAGGCCTCTCGGCTGGCCCACGGGTATACCGTGACCTCACTCAATTGTATCGTATCGGTAAAGAGTACCTGGATGAGGGAATAGCGTTTATCCTCGAGACTATCCGGAAT
The genomic region above belongs to Flavobacteriales bacterium and contains:
- a CDS encoding TonB-dependent receptor: MRLCLFISLLLIGDLCLAQTATIRGRVQDDNGTRLPQANVYIAASGLQTTTDKNGQFELEVPSGVEIVLESSYTAYRPYTRTLTLDSGEVRELNIILRIKQLKTVVIEDEGKRFEMMERIQPRLTTRIPNPTQGIESILLGQLGVVSNNELSSSYSVRGGSFDENLVYVNDIEVYRPFLTRSGQQEGLSFANPNMVSSILFSAGGFDAKYGDKMSSVLDIRYTRPSGREGSFTGGLLGGALHYGNLSKNNRTGYIFGLRYKTNQYLLGSLDEEGDYGSDFLDAQVYVTHGLSDRFNLEFLGNIAGNRYNFIPRTRTTQLGSINEALQLTVFFDGQEITQYDTYFGAFSLTDNPTKRLTLKYIASAYKTYEREEFDVLGQYRLDELERDLGSDEFGEVVSNIGIGGYLNHARNSLDATVLDFTHRAVYTQDVHTVQWGAGIRSEAIDDRLSEWRFVDSAGYSLPYSSNGPIVLDDLIKAENSIQSTRLQLYLQDNVKWTAPDSAKWDFTVGVRANHWTFNGQSVISPRGRISWRPAWTKTVGDSLVARDIIFKAAAGIYYQPPFYRELRRLDGSLNEDIEAQRSLHFLLGTDMMIQLFGRPFRLITEGYYKQYDALIPYELENVRLRYYATNNAKGFAYGLDTKLNGEFIPGVESWASLSFLSTKEDLLDDFYLEEDDEGNVTRVEPGFIPRNTDQRVTFSMFFQDEMPLDPSFKVQLSVHYGTGLPFGPPDFNRYRDTLRTPSYRRFDIGFSKQLIDDKTEFRNPNGFFSRFKEAWIALEVFNLLDVPNVQSYLWVKDVRGRQYSIPNFLTPRRLNVKLYFRF
- a CDS encoding carboxypeptidase-like regulatory domain-containing protein — encoded protein: MKRFFLLLSCAMTLSLSGQEVIQFSGIIVTGDSLTPVPYANIIIENTNRGTTSDFYGYFSFVAQENDTVLFSALGYRKSRFVIPDSLEDKRYSLIQVLFTDTIQLSEVTVYPWASREAFAEAFINASPPDDDLVRARENLAPSRMLVMMETMDRDGFSNYKLTQQQYANQIYYSGQAPPINLMNPVAWASFIEALRDGSLKR